One genomic region from Candidatus Hydrogenedens sp. encodes:
- the aroC gene encoding chorismate synthase gives MRRISEELAIHTRSANTFGEIIRVTTFGESHGKAIGAILDGIKPGIEISEEDIQKELDRRRPGQSSITTRRKESDKVHILSGVFEGKTTGAPIALIIYNEDYKSQHYEELKDVFRPGHADFTFYMKYGIRDHRGGGRSSGRETACRVACGAIAKKLLERKGVKIIAHTVEIAGQPIQKIGSFENIEQNPVRCSDPDSARIMEEEILKARKDADSVGGIVQLEIHGLPPGLGDPIFAKLNSRLASALISIGAIKGIEFGDGFQLARLRGSESNDAMENGSFLTNHAGGILGGISTGQPVIVRLVVKPTSSIGKSQKTMDVHFNNREIRVHGRHDPCIVPRVIPVIENMTALTILDIWMVQVRLNPDWAKKWGDPCEP, from the coding sequence ATGCGACGAATTAGTGAAGAACTCGCAATTCATACCCGTTCTGCAAATACATTTGGAGAAATTATCCGTGTGACAACGTTCGGAGAAAGTCACGGTAAAGCCATTGGTGCTATTCTTGATGGAATTAAACCAGGTATCGAAATTTCTGAAGAGGATATTCAGAAAGAGTTGGATAGAAGACGTCCAGGACAAAGTTCTATTACTACCCGAAGAAAAGAGTCTGATAAGGTTCATATCCTCTCTGGTGTTTTCGAAGGAAAAACAACAGGTGCACCTATTGCGTTAATTATTTATAATGAGGATTATAAATCCCAGCATTATGAAGAACTTAAAGACGTTTTCCGTCCTGGACATGCAGATTTTACATTTTACATGAAATATGGAATACGAGACCATCGAGGCGGTGGAAGGTCCTCTGGCAGAGAAACAGCATGTAGAGTTGCATGTGGTGCTATTGCAAAAAAACTACTCGAACGAAAAGGAGTAAAAATTATTGCCCACACAGTTGAAATTGCAGGGCAACCAATTCAGAAGATAGGTTCTTTTGAGAATATTGAACAAAATCCAGTTCGCTGTTCTGACCCTGACTCCGCAAGGATTATGGAAGAAGAAATATTAAAAGCACGAAAAGATGCAGATTCTGTTGGTGGAATTGTCCAATTAGAAATTCATGGACTACCTCCTGGTCTGGGTGACCCTATCTTTGCTAAATTAAACTCACGTTTAGCATCAGCACTAATAAGTATCGGTGCTATTAAAGGTATTGAATTCGGCGATGGATTCCAATTAGCACGGCTCCGAGGTAGCGAATCAAACGATGCTATGGAAAATGGTTCATTCCTTACAAATCACGCTGGCGGTATTTTAGGAGGCATTAGTACAGGACAACCTGTTATTGTAAGACTTGTTGTTAAGCCAACTTCCTCTATTGGAAAGTCTCAAAAAACAATGGATGTTCATTTTAACAACAGGGAAATACGTGTGCATGGCAGACATGACCCCTGCATTGTCCCCAGAGTTATCCCCGTTATTGAAAATATGACTGCATTAACAATTTTAGATATTTGGATGGTTCAAGTTCGATTGAATCCTGATTGGGCGAAGAAGTGGGGTGACCCTTGTGAACCTTAA
- the aroA gene encoding 3-phosphoshikimate 1-carboxyvinyltransferase, with protein MKLIVEGSNLRGSVKIPASKSHTIRAVAISSLAEGKSVIKYPLASADTMSAVETYRCLGVHIVTENDQWIVEGKGGKWEIPDNVIDVGNSGTTMCIALGSSALIEQGLIVMTGDYQIRRRPVGPLIGSLNNLGAKVVSTRNNDLPPIVIQGKIRGGNTSIKAVSSQYLTSLLINTPLAENNTDIDVPLLYEKPYVDMTVNWLKEHGIQLQYDNEYKHVTIPGCQKYETVNKQIPGDFSSATFFLSAGALPDNEVICQGLDINDTQGDKAVLQYLKQMGADVTVEDDGGIKVSAKQLKGCDIDLNATPDALPMMAVLACFASGKTRLLNVPQARLKETDRISVMREELSKLGAKIKELPDGLEIEESSMIPGNVDGHGDHRVVMALAIAGTMLPGTTIIDGYESVNITFPTFLDCLQKIGGNARILEDKNNQ; from the coding sequence ATGAAACTTATTGTGGAAGGTTCAAATTTAAGAGGTTCAGTAAAAATACCCGCTTCAAAATCACATACAATAAGAGCAGTGGCTATCTCTTCGCTTGCTGAAGGGAAAAGTGTGATAAAGTATCCACTTGCTTCTGCGGATACAATGTCAGCGGTCGAAACGTATCGCTGTTTAGGTGTACATATTGTGACAGAAAACGACCAATGGATTGTAGAAGGGAAAGGTGGAAAATGGGAAATACCAGACAACGTAATTGATGTAGGCAATTCTGGGACGACTATGTGTATCGCATTAGGAAGTTCTGCCCTTATCGAGCAGGGATTAATTGTTATGACAGGGGATTATCAAATTAGAAGAAGACCCGTTGGACCTCTTATTGGTTCATTAAACAATTTGGGGGCTAAGGTTGTTTCCACAAGAAATAATGACTTACCTCCTATTGTTATTCAAGGGAAAATTAGAGGTGGTAATACCTCTATAAAAGCAGTGTCAAGCCAATATCTTACCTCATTGCTTATCAACACTCCATTAGCAGAGAATAACACCGATATTGATGTTCCGCTTTTATACGAGAAGCCGTATGTAGATATGACGGTTAATTGGCTTAAAGAACATGGCATACAACTTCAGTATGATAATGAATATAAACATGTCACGATTCCCGGTTGCCAAAAATATGAAACTGTTAACAAACAAATTCCTGGAGATTTTTCATCTGCAACTTTTTTCTTATCTGCTGGTGCTTTACCTGATAATGAGGTTATTTGTCAAGGCCTGGATATTAATGACACTCAAGGAGATAAAGCGGTATTGCAATACTTAAAACAAATGGGGGCTGATGTCACGGTTGAAGATGATGGTGGTATAAAAGTGAGTGCTAAGCAATTAAAAGGTTGCGATATAGACTTAAATGCGACCCCTGACGCTTTACCAATGATGGCTGTTCTTGCATGTTTTGCATCGGGGAAAACAAGGCTCCTCAACGTTCCGCAGGCACGGTTAAAAGAAACAGACCGCATCTCTGTGATGAGAGAAGAACTATCCAAATTAGGGGCTAAAATAAAAGAATTACCCGATGGTTTAGAAATTGAAGAATCTTCCATGATCCCAGGAAATGTAGATGGGCATGGGGACCACCGTGTTGTTATGGCTTTAGCTATCGCTGGCACAATGCTTCCTGGAACAACAATTATTGATGGTTATGAATCTGTAAACATCACATTTCCAACATTCTTAGATTGCCTACAAAAAATTGGTGGAAATGCACGTATATTAGAAGATAAGAATAATCAATAA
- a CDS encoding arylsulfatase has protein sequence MNKYSRREFLISTTATSIGLNLALHKTMYGEGDSEKPNFIIILADDLGYGDIGCYGQEQILTPNIDRLAKEGMLFTDGYAGSTVCAPSRCCLMTGYHTGHARVRGNGAVPLAPEDVTIAEVLKSQGYKTTLIGKWGLGEAETSGIPVLQGFDEFYGYLNQVHAHNYYLDFLWRGTEKVKIEGNVLSDTPGVCAKCEQYSHDLFTQEAINFITKNKDTSFFLYLAFTIPHANNELGNVTGNGMEVPNDEPYSDRPWPQQQKNHAGMITRLDDSVGKIMALLKELGLDQKTVVLFSSDNGPHKEGGADPEFFKSSGPFKGYKRALYDGGIRVPFIVRWKDKITAGSKCDVPCAFWDVLPTFAELAGAQVPKGIDGISLVPLLYGQDNSAFKNRPLYWEFYEQGFKQAMRIDNWKLVKNSMDSPPELYDLNVDKGETNNLASTNPDKCNELLNILGSLRVPSPDWKSPLD, from the coding sequence ATGAATAAATACTCACGTCGGGAGTTTTTAATTTCAACAACGGCAACAAGTATAGGTTTAAATCTTGCTCTTCATAAAACCATGTATGGGGAAGGAGATTCAGAAAAGCCTAATTTTATTATTATTTTAGCAGATGATTTAGGATATGGTGATATTGGTTGTTATGGTCAAGAGCAAATACTTACTCCGAATATTGACCGTTTAGCTAAGGAAGGTATGCTTTTTACAGATGGCTATGCAGGTAGTACTGTTTGTGCTCCATCACGTTGTTGTTTAATGACAGGTTATCATACGGGACACGCAAGAGTTCGAGGAAATGGTGCAGTACCTTTAGCACCTGAGGACGTTACTATTGCGGAGGTATTGAAGTCACAAGGCTATAAAACCACTCTTATTGGAAAATGGGGATTAGGTGAAGCAGAAACTTCAGGCATACCTGTCTTGCAAGGTTTTGATGAATTTTATGGGTATTTAAATCAAGTACATGCTCATAATTACTATCTAGACTTCTTATGGAGAGGAACGGAAAAGGTTAAGATAGAAGGGAATGTGTTATCCGATACTCCAGGTGTATGTGCAAAGTGTGAACAATATAGTCACGACTTATTTACTCAAGAAGCCATTAATTTTATAACAAAGAATAAAGATACATCTTTCTTTTTATACCTGGCATTCACCATTCCTCATGCCAATAACGAATTAGGCAATGTAACGGGGAATGGAATGGAAGTGCCTAATGACGAGCCATATTCAGACCGTCCATGGCCTCAACAACAAAAGAATCATGCTGGTATGATAACTCGACTTGATGATTCTGTTGGTAAAATAATGGCTTTACTCAAAGAATTAGGACTGGACCAGAAGACAGTTGTTCTCTTTTCGAGTGACAATGGACCACACAAGGAAGGTGGGGCGGACCCTGAATTTTTCAAAAGTTCAGGTCCTTTTAAGGGTTATAAAAGGGCATTATATGATGGTGGTATTCGTGTTCCTTTCATTGTCAGATGGAAAGATAAAATTACGGCTGGTTCGAAATGTGATGTTCCTTGTGCTTTTTGGGATGTTCTGCCTACCTTCGCTGAATTAGCAGGGGCTCAAGTTCCAAAAGGGATTGATGGTATATCTCTTGTGCCATTACTGTATGGTCAAGATAATTCTGCTTTTAAGAATAGGCCTCTTTATTGGGAATTTTATGAACAAGGTTTTAAGCAAGCAATGCGAATAGATAATTGGAAATTAGTAAAAAATAGTATGGATTCACCTCCTGAACTTTATGATTTAAATGTAGATAAAGGGGAAACAAATAACCTGGCATCTACAAATCCTGATAAGTGTAATGAATTGCTAAATATTTTAGGCAGTTTAAGGGTTCCGTCTCCAGATTGGAAATCGCCTTTAGACTAA
- a CDS encoding methyltransferase domain-containing protein: MSDDLFKILAPYYDQIMRRVRYERWEENLLKFQKLITPTVEKKIYHLDIACGTGNLMNRLSKYGWCSIGVDISPSMLYTGRQNYPNFTFLTANMCSLPFISTFHIASCLFDSINFLLDEDDIFRALCSISDVLLPQGILYFDCVTEQMVKQHYTDGQWKENYKDFKTVWESNFNEHTKIATLSILVQGQGWSVVRQKIYPVEIFVNAIQEAGLTLLACVDAHTWNYMDSGTVRVDFICAKQPSESLIKKFRELHQQLKDEYKIEFRTD, from the coding sequence ATGTCCGACGACCTATTTAAAATCCTTGCTCCATATTATGACCAAATCATGAGACGTGTTCGGTATGAGCGATGGGAAGAAAATCTATTAAAGTTCCAGAAACTTATCACTCCGACTGTTGAGAAAAAAATCTATCATTTAGATATCGCCTGCGGAACTGGAAATCTTATGAATCGGTTATCTAAATATGGTTGGTGTTCTATAGGAGTTGACATCTCCCCTTCTATGCTATATACAGGCAGGCAAAATTATCCGAATTTTACCTTTCTAACAGCGAATATGTGTTCCTTGCCATTTATATCAACTTTTCATATCGCCTCATGTCTATTTGATTCTATTAATTTTTTATTGGATGAGGATGATATATTTCGTGCTCTTTGCTCGATTAGTGATGTGCTATTGCCACAAGGTATTCTTTATTTCGATTGCGTAACAGAACAAATGGTTAAACAACATTACACGGATGGGCAATGGAAAGAAAATTATAAAGACTTCAAAACGGTATGGGAATCTAACTTTAATGAACATACCAAAATCGCTACATTGAGCATCCTCGTTCAGGGACAAGGCTGGTCGGTGGTTCGGCAAAAAATTTATCCCGTCGAAATATTTGTAAATGCTATTCAAGAGGCTGGTTTGACATTATTAGCATGTGTAGATGCACATACGTGGAATTATATGGATTCAGGAACAGTGCGTGTAGATTTTATCTGTGCTAAACAACCATCAGAATCTCTTATAAAAAAATTCCGCGAACTTCACCAACAATTAAAAGATGAATACAAAATAGAATTCAGGACTGATTAG
- the yqeK gene encoding bis(5'-nucleosyl)-tetraphosphatase (symmetrical) YqeK: MNTNFTEINNIIHIDYSMYLDIIKKHLSQEKVEHCVSTAIYAYYVTKTIHKDDIQKKVIIASILHDLCREWSVSDMLTKAKEWNVPITLYEEKYPVLLHGPLSANMAQRELNVNDKEIYEAIYWHTTGKRNLGIVGQILYLSDFCEPLRSYKQAPITRDIFEQEGFDSALLYVAEERFKLTLKKREPSPHSLDFLTWLQQKKV; encoded by the coding sequence ATGAACACCAACTTTACAGAGATAAATAATATTATACATATAGATTATTCAATGTATTTGGATATTATTAAAAAGCATCTCAGTCAAGAAAAGGTCGAACATTGTGTGTCGACCGCTATTTATGCCTATTATGTGACAAAAACAATTCATAAAGATGATATACAGAAAAAGGTCATTATTGCGTCTATTTTACATGATTTATGTAGGGAATGGTCAGTAAGTGATATGTTAACTAAGGCAAAAGAATGGAATGTCCCTATTACTTTATATGAAGAAAAATATCCTGTATTATTACATGGTCCGCTTTCCGCTAATATGGCTCAACGAGAGCTGAATGTTAATGACAAAGAAATATATGAAGCAATTTACTGGCACACAACAGGTAAAAGAAATTTAGGAATTGTTGGTCAAATTTTATATCTGTCCGATTTCTGTGAACCTTTAAGAAGCTACAAACAGGCACCAATAACACGTGATATTTTTGAGCAAGAGGGTTTTGATTCTGCACTACTATATGTAGCCGAAGAAAGGTTTAAATTAACTTTAAAAAAGAGAGAACCCTCCCCCCATTCATTAGATTTCTTGACCTGGCTTCAACAAAAGAAGGTATAA
- the nadD gene encoding nicotinate-nucleotide adenylyltransferase, which translates to MSSNNNIGLYGGTFDPVHNVHIELAYIALKHAKLDRIIFVPAGLPPHKKGNVYASADDRYNMLILATKHEPKFSVSRIEIDRKGPSFTIETVDTLKKLFNGSKIYLIVGMDTLLDIPNWYKADELINTVDTFLAAKRPKYENVKIIPKILNKTIWLPFESKDIASHQIRLYIKQNKDIHNLVPNEVEKYINEHQLYRDK; encoded by the coding sequence GTGAGTAGTAATAATAATATAGGACTCTATGGCGGAACATTTGACCCCGTCCATAATGTACATATCGAATTAGCATACATTGCGTTAAAACATGCTAAGTTAGACCGCATTATTTTTGTCCCTGCAGGTTTACCTCCTCACAAAAAAGGCAATGTATATGCTTCAGCAGATGACCGTTATAATATGTTAATCTTGGCAACAAAACATGAACCAAAATTCTCAGTGTCTCGAATTGAAATAGACCGCAAAGGGCCATCTTTTACTATTGAAACGGTAGATACACTAAAAAAATTGTTTAATGGCTCTAAAATATATTTAATTGTAGGAATGGACACATTACTTGATATACCAAACTGGTATAAGGCAGATGAATTAATTAATACAGTTGACACATTTTTAGCCGCTAAACGACCAAAATATGAAAATGTAAAAATAATTCCAAAAATATTAAACAAAACAATATGGCTACCCTTTGAATCAAAAGATATAGCATCTCATCAAATACGTCTATATATTAAACAAAATAAAGACATACACAATTTAGTCCCTAATGAAGTAGAGAAATACATAAATGAACACCAACTTTACAGAGATAAATAA